TGCAGAGCCGCACGCCGTCGATGATCGAGGCGTGGTTGAGTTCGTCGGAAATGACGGCGTCCTCGGGGCCGAGCAATGTCTCGAATAAACCGCCGTTGGCGTCGAAGCAGGAGCTGTACAGAATCGTGTCCTCGGTGCCCAGAAACTCGGAAAGTTTGTCCTCGAGTTGCTTGTGAATTTTTTGCGTGCCGCAAATGAAGCGCACGCTCGCGAGGCCGTAGCCCCATTCGTCGAGCGCCTCGCGCGCAGCGGCGACGACTTCCGGATGGCTCGCGAGGCCGAGGTAATTATTGGCGCACATGTTCAGCACCGGCGCCGTGCGGCCCACACCCACGCGCGCAGCTTGTGGCGTATCGATCACCCGCTCGGCCTTGTACAAACCGGCGGCGCGGATTTCGTCGAGTTCAGTTTGGAGTTGGGTTTTTAGGTTGCCGTACATTTGTCTTTCAATCGGAATGACCAATAACCAAACCCCCAATCCCCAACTTGGGCCACTGAGAATTGGTCATTCCTTGGTGATTGGTTCTTGGTCATTGGGCATTAATCATTCACCACTTCAATATTACCTTGCCGCTTTGGCCGCTCAGGGCGGTTTCAAAGCCTTCCTCAAAGTCCTCAAACCCGAACCGGTGCGTGATTACAGGGGCGAGGTCAAGGCCGGCTTCGAGCAGGACGCTCATCTTGTACCATGTCTCGTACATTTCGCGGCCGTAGATGCCCTTGATGGTTAGCATGTTGAAGACCACGATGTTCCAGTCGATGGCCATCTCGCGCTCTGGAATGCCGAGCATGGCGATCTTGCCGCCATGACACATGTTCGCAAGCATGTCGTTAAACGCATCCGGATTGCCGCTCATCTCGAGGCCCACATCAAAACCTTCGTCCATGCCCAGCTCGGCCTGCACATCGGCGAGCTTTTCCTGCGCCACATTCACCGCGCGCGTCACGCCCATCTGCGTGGCGAGCTCGAGTCGGTACTCGTTGACATCCGTAATCACCACGTGCCGCGCTCCGGCGTGGCGGGCGATGGCCGCGGACATGATCCCGATCGGCCCCGCGCCGGTGACCAGCACATCCTCGCCCAGCACCGGGAAACTCAACGCCGAATGCGTGGCGTTGCCAAAGGGATCAAAGATCGACGCCACCTCGCGGTCGATGTCCGGTTTGTGCACCCACACGTTGGTCTGCGGCAGCGCGATGTACTCGGCGAAGGCCCCGGATCGCGTCACGCCGATGCCCGCCGTGTCATTGCACAAATGCCGCCGGCCGGCCATGCAGTTGCGGCAATGCCCACACACCACGTGGCCCTCGCCACTGACGATCTCGCCCACGCTGAAATCCTTCACGTCCGCGCCGATCTCCACAATCTCGCCCACGAACTCGTGCCCCACCACCAGCGGCACCGGCACCGTCTTGCGCGCCCAATCGTCCCACTTATAAATGTGCAGGTCCGTGCCGCAAATGCCCGTGCGATCAATTTTAATCAACACATCGCGAGGCCCAGCCGTTGGGCGCGGCACTTCCTCCAGCCACAGCCCCGGCGCGTCCTCGCGTTTTACTAATGCTTTCATTTGAGGGTTCTAGTTCGTGTAAATCATTTTGTGAATTGCAGTACGCGTCATAGAATTATATTTACCAAGCCGTCCAGCCAACGTCGATGGTGAGATTGAGGCCGGTGGTGTAGCTGCCAGCTTCGCTGGCGAGGAAAATGAGCGCACGTGCCGCTCGCCAATCGAGCCGACCCCGACGATCAAAAAAGTTAGCCGTCCCTTCATCTGACAGAAACGCTTGAATCGGTTCTTTCACAAATCATTGGGTTGATTTAATTGTACCGCCAACCACGGCCAGACTGCGATATAATTGATTTAAATGATGCCTGACATGTTTCCACAACTGGACCTCGATTTTTGTCTCAAGCGCCAGCGACGGCTGCTCGAAGTTTTGGAATCTGCCGAAGCCGACCGTGCAATTTTGACGAAGCCGGAACAGGTGTATTATTTCACCGGCTTCCGGCCACATCACTTGATGGCCGCCGCAGTGTGTATTGATGCCGAAGACTGTTTGCTCGTTGCGCCCAATGAAGAGCCGTCGCGGCATGCCGCTTCGCGGGTGGTCACTTTCGAGGCGCAGCGACTCTGCACGTTGCGGCAGGATCAACAACACGCCGCGGTTAAAACGCTAAAGGATGCTCTGCCCAATCCGGCCGCACGGGTGGCCACCGATGGTGTGTCGAGTTGGGAGGGGGTGGACATTGAGCCAGAGATTTTACAACTGCGCCGCCGCAAAGATGCCGATGAAGTGGCAATGATCCGCCACGCCATTAGGGGCACGGAGGCGATGTACGCGCGCGCGAGAGAAATCATCGTGCCGGGCATTACGGAGTTGCGCGTGTTCAATGAACTTCAGTCGACCGCCGTGGAGACCATCGGCGAAATGCTCACCGGCACGGGAAACGACTACCAATGCAACGCTCCCGGTGGCCCGCCGCGCGATCGGGCCGCGGGCGACGGTGAACTTTATATTTTGGATCTCGGCCCCGCGTATCGCGGTTACTACGCGGACAACTGCCGCACGTTTGCGGTCAACGGCCAGCCGACTGACGAGCAGCTGCGCGCGTACGAAGCCATCGTTTCGGTGCTTGATCATGTGGCCGCCACAGTGAAGCCGGGCGTGTCGTGCGCTGCATTGTACGCCGAAGCCAAAACGATGCTTGATGAGTACGAGCCAGATTCATTCTCTCACCACCTCGGCCACGGCATCGGGCTTTTCCCGCACGAAGCGCCCCGCTTGAATCCGAATTGGGACGACACCTTTCAGGAAGGCGAAGTGTTCACCGCCGAGCCGGGGCTGTACACCGATGCGCTCCGCGCGGGGATTCGCGTTGAGGAAAATTACCTCGTCACCGCCAACGGCGTGGAACAATTGACACGCTTCCCGACAGCGCTTTAAGGGTTGTTGAAAAATTAACCGCGGATTCAATTAATTGGCTCAGCGCATACGCAGTTTGTTTGGTAACCGAGCCATCCGGTTTGCCGAGTCAGGTGCGGGCGAGGTCGAGGTTGTCCGAACCGCAGCGGCGCCCATAGTTTAATCTTTTGGCGTTGCGATTTCTTCGGCGGCACAGCCTTTAAAACGAATGCCGCCATCGACGGGGAGCACAACCCCGGTGATATAATCGGCGGCGGCGGAACAGAGAAATGCCGCGGCACTACCGATTTCATCCGGCCGACCCATCCGGCCCCACGGCAGTTTGGGGCCTTCTTGCTGGATGGTGACCTCGGTAAAATGCTCGCGCTCGCCGGGGGTATCGATCCAGCCCGGAGCAATGGCGTTGACGTTGATGCGATGTGGCAGCAGCTCGACGGACATCGACCGGGCAAGATGGTTTAGGCCGGCCTTGGCGGCGTTATAGCCGTTGGCGAGAGAGAGCGGCATTTCACCGTGCACGCTGGAAATAAACACAATCTTGCCGCCGCCGCCGCGGTCGACCATATGCTGCGCCACGATTTGTCCGATATGAAATCCGCCGGTCAACGTCCGCTGCAATGTCTTTTCAAAAAGGTCCGGATCAGAATCTAGAAACCCAATTTTCTGGCTGAAAGCGGGGTTGCTGATGAGGATGTCGATGCGGTCGGTGGCCTTGAGCGCGTCGGCCAACATTTGCTCGCAGCCGGCCCGCGAAAATGCGTCGGCCTCGATGGGGGTACATTGGCGGCCTAGCGCGCGGATCGCGTCAGCGGTCGCCGCGAGGTCCGGGCTGCTGGGGCGGTCATTGAGCAAAATGTCCGCGCCGTGCCGTGCCAGCTCGAGCGCGCAGCCTTTGCCAATGCCGCGGCCGCCGCCGGTGACTAATGCGATTTTACCGGTTAGATTCATTGTTTAATTCAGATCACCCAACTGCATGGCGCCAGCCGAACGTTCCATGGACCAGCCGTGGAACTCGCTGCCTGCGATGAGCATTTGTGCGCCGAGTTGATTTAGTTTTTAAGGTCACCGGGGCCGGCGTTGTTGCGGTCCACAGCGGCCAACGCACCCAGTGTGTTGTGCATCACCTTCACGGCAGTCTCGAGTTGTTCGATCTGTGTGGCCTAGTCGCCCTTCTCCTTCGCGTGGCCCGCGAGTCGCACGGCCTCGAGGCGCGTGAAATAATGCAGCGCAATATGGAGCCCGAAGGTGGAAGATTCAAGAACCAAGGATCAATCTTTTTTGACAAGGGACCACCGCACTCCATATAAGCCGGGGCATTTTCTTGAACCTTTTCATCCGCTCGTTATCATCGACGAATGCTACGCCTATTCCTCTCGATAGTTTTGATTGGGTTCGGGTTGTCGGCGGCGCCGGGGCCGCTTTCGCCGGCGCAGGCGCTCAAGGCGTTTCAAATGGAGAAGGGTGTGCGGGTGGAATTGGCGGCGGCGGAACCGCAGGTGAAGGATCCGGTGGCGATGTGTTTTGATGACGCGGGGCGGATGTTTGTGGTGGAAGGGCGCGGGTATCCGTTTCTACCGGCGAAGGATGGCAAAGGGAAAACGCCGCCCAAGCTGGGCACGGTGGCGTTGCTGGAGGATACCGATGGCGACGGACGATTTGAGAAGCGCACCACGTACGCCGAGGGGTTCACCTTTCCCAATGGCATCCTGCCGTGGAAGGGCGGCGTGTTCGTCACGTGCGCGCCGGATATTTGGTATCTCAAGGACACCACCGGCGATGGCAAAGCGGATGTGCGGCAAATCGTATTGACCGGTTTCGGCACCAAGAGCAGCAGCGAACAACTCCGTGTCGCCAGCCCCACGCTCGGGCCTGATGGCTGGGTGTACGTCACTAGCGGACTCACGGATGCGAGCGTAACCAGTCCGCTGCATCCGAAGCGTAAACCGGTTGTTTCCAAACGGCAGGACGGCCGCTTTCATCCGGAGAGCTTTGTGTATGAACCACTCGCAGGCACTGGCCAGTTCGGCCAATGCTTTGATGCCGCCGGCAACCGCTTTGTTTCCAGCAACCGCAACCCGCTCATGCACGTCGTCGTGGCGCCCGGGCTGCTGCAGCGCAATCCGCATTATTCGTTCACTGACACCATCGAGAACGTCATCCCTGCCGCGGCCAAGGTCTATCCGCTGAGCCCCGACACCACGGCGGCGAGCTACATTCCCAGCCTCATCAGCCGCCAACACGCCGGCACTTACACCAGCGCCAGCGGCATCGTCATCCGCGGACGCAGTGCGTTCATTTGCGAGCCCGCGCAAAACCTCGTGCAACGCCAAGTGCTTACCCCCGCCGGCGCCACCTACACCGCCGCGCATCCCTCGCCTGGCCGCGATTTTCTGGCCACGCCCGACCAATGGTTTCGCCCCGTCCACACCACCGTCGGCCCTGACGGCGCGTTGTACCTGTGCGACATGGTCCGCCAATACATCGACCACCCGCGCTATCTCCCCGAGAACATCCGCGGCCAGCTCCCCTTCAAAGCCGGTACCAACCACGGACGCATTTGGCGCATCCAACTGTCCACCCCCGCCTCGCCCAAGCCTAGCGCCACCCACCCAAACTTGGCCACTCATCCAAACTTAACCATCCGCCAAGGCAAGTTTCCGGAAACGGCCGTCGAGGATTTGTTGAAACAAGCCGGGTCGAAGGACGCGAATGCGCGTTTTCTGGCGGTGTTGCAGTTGAGCAAACAGAACCATGCTCGCAAGGCCGATGTGCTGGCGGCGGCGCTCATGAAAGATCCCAACGATCAGTGGCTGCGCGCCGCGGTGTTCAATGCGCTTTCCAAAGGGGAATCCATGGCCGTTTTGGATTTCATCCGATCACAGCCGTACCGAGTGGATGGCATGACCCGATCTAGTTTACTCACGGCCCTCAAGGAACTGGGCGAAATCGTTGCGCAAGATTGTACGCCGGACCAAATGATTTTCTTTTGGAACCTCGGCACGCAAATGGCCCAACCGAAACTCAAGAAGGAGCCGGTCAATATTTCGGTTTGGGAACGGGTCGCCTTTCTCAACGGGCTGATCCTCGGAGCCAAAAAGAAGGGCGTGACGCTCACCGCCACGCATCCCGATGCGCATCCCCTGCGAAACTTCATCCCGCTGAAATCCAAACTAACGCCGGCCGAAATCAAGACTCAGTATGACCGCAACGAACTGCCCATGGACGTGGTGGCTGACTTTACGATTAAATCAACGCTGGGCTCGGCTCGGAATTCCGTAGTGGCAGGCATCTCATTACCACGCCGCTTTGCCGCCATCGAGTTGATGGGCCATACAGACTACGATTATGCCGGCGACACATTGCTGCGCTTACTGAGGCCCCTTGATGATCAAACCGACATCGGCCTTCGCGCGCCTGAAATCCAATCCGCCGCCATCCAAGCCCTCGCCAACCTAAACGATGCACGCGTCACCCCAATCCTGCTCGAACCGAAAGAGTGGACGAGCTACAATCCGACGGTTCGGGAATCCATCTTAGGCATGGCCACCAGCCGCGCCCTACACCACCCCGCCCTCATGGACGCCCTCGAAAAGGGCACTGTGCCCGTCCACGCTCTTTCCCCCGCGCGACGGCGGTCGTTGGAACGCAGCAAAACCATCGGCGCGCGGGCCAAGAAGCTGTTTGCCCAACACGCCGGGGGCGATCGGATGAAAGCGTACGAAGCCGCCCAGCCGATTTTGAAAATGAAAGCCGACGCCGCCAATGGCGCGAAGATGTTCACGCGCGCGTGCGCCCTCTGCCACACCCACAGCGGCCAAGGCCACGCGGTGGGACCGGATCTCACCGGCCTGCGTAATCAACCCGCCGCCACGCTGCTGCTCCACATCATCGTGCCCAACCACGAAGTCCAAGGCGCCTACACGCTTTACGAGGTGGACACCCAGGACAACCAAACCTTCGCCGGTCTCCTCGCCGCCGACACGCCCGACCAAATCACCCTCAAGCTCCCGCTCGGCCTCACCCAAACCATCCTCCGGAAAAACATCAAGACCCTCCGCGCCAGCGCCAAGTCATTGATGCCCGAGCAACTGGAAAAGGCGATGACCCAGCAGGAGCTAGCCGATCTGCTTACGTTTTTGAAAAAGTAATTCACCACTGAGACACAGAGGGCACAGAGGGCACAGAGGGCACAGAGGGCACAGAGGGCACAGAGGGCACAGAGTTTTGACCCATTACATCTCTGTGTCTCTATGATAAAATATATCGCCGGATTTCATTGCGCCCGCCCCCAAAAAGGCGCACGATGCCCCAACACCTTCCCCCATCACACGGCGGAAGCCTCTTCAGAAATGAAAATTGGAAAACGAATTTTGCTGATGCTCGCGGCCCTTGTGACGGTTGCGCTACCCGCCGCCGAGAAAAACATCGTCTTCGTCATCGCCGATGACCTCAGCCCCACGCTTGGTTGCTACGGTGATATGACCGCCGTCACGCCGAACATCGATCGCCTCGCCGCTGACGGCACGCTCTTTCGCTACGCCTTCGCCACCACCGCCAGTTGCAGCGCCAGCCGCTCGGTCATACTCAGCGGACTGCACAATCATCGCAACGGCCACTACGGTCACCTCCACGCGTATCACAAATTCAGCAGCTTCCCGTGGGTACAGACGCTGCCCGTGCTGCTCGCCAAAGCCGGCTACCGCACCGCCCGCGTTGGCAAACATCACAACGGGCCGGAGGATATTTATTTCTTTGAAACAAAAATCAATGCCAACAGCCGCAGCACCGTCGAAATGGCCAACAGCTGCGAGGCATTTATTAAGGCCGACGACAACAAGCCGTTCTTTTTATACTACGCCACCAGCGACCCTCATCGCGGCGGCGGCGACGCCAACGAGCTGCCGCACAAACCCAATCGGTTCGGCAACAAACCCAACAAAGGCGCGTACCCCGGCGTGAAGGAAGTTTTTTATGACCCCGCCAAAGTCACCGTGCCGCCTTTCCTGCCGGACACCCCCGAGACCCGCGCCGAGCTGGCGCAGTATTATCAGAGCACCTCGCGCGTGGACCAAGGGCTCGGGCGGTTGATGGAGATCCTCAAGAAAAACGGCAAGTGGGAAAACACGATTATTATTTTCACCAGCGACCACGGCATGGCCTTCGCCGGCGGCAAAACCACCGTCTACGAAGGCGGCCTTCGCGTGCCCTTCATTGTACGCAATCCGTACCAAAAAGAACGCGGCAATACCAACAACGCGATGCTTTCCTTCGTGGACATCGTGCCGACGCTGCTCGACTTCGCCGGCGGTTACGACGCCAAGACCGGCGCCGCCAAACCCGAACTGGCCATGATGCCCGCCGGTCGCGGCACCAAAAAAGGCCCGTACAAATTTCACGGCCGCTCATTCCTCCCCATCCTCGCCGATAAAAATCCGAAGGACTGGGATCAAGTCAACGCCAGTCACACCTTTCACGAAATCCAAATGTACTACCCCATGCGCGTCGTGCGCGACCGCAAGTACAAACTCATCTGGAACATTGCCCACCCGCTCCCCTACCCCTTCGCCAGCGATCTCTGGGCTGCGCCCAGTTGGCAGGCACAATG
This genomic window from Limisphaerales bacterium contains:
- a CDS encoding aminotransferase class I/II-fold pyridoxal phosphate-dependent enzyme, producing MYGNLKTQLQTELDEIRAAGLYKAERVIDTPQAARVGVGRTAPVLNMCANNYLGLASHPEVVAAAREALDEWGYGLASVRFICGTQKIHKQLEDKLSEFLGTEDTILYSSCFDANGGLFETLLGPEDAVISDELNHASIIDGVRLC
- the tdh gene encoding L-threonine 3-dehydrogenase, which codes for MKALVKREDAPGLWLEEVPRPTAGPRDVLIKIDRTGICGTDLHIYKWDDWARKTVPVPLVVGHEFVGEIVEIGADVKDFSVGEIVSGEGHVVCGHCRNCMAGRRHLCNDTAGIGVTRSGAFAEYIALPQTNVWVHKPDIDREVASIFDPFGNATHSALSFPVLGEDVLVTGAGPIGIMSAAIARHAGARHVVITDVNEYRLELATQMGVTRAVNVAQEKLADVQAELGMDEGFDVGLEMSGNPDAFNDMLANMCHGGKIAMLGIPEREMAIDWNIVVFNMLTIKGIYGREMYETWYKMSVLLEAGLDLAPVITHRFGFEDFEEGFETALSGQSGKVILKW
- a CDS encoding aminopeptidase P family protein; translation: MFPQLDLDFCLKRQRRLLEVLESAEADRAILTKPEQVYYFTGFRPHHLMAAAVCIDAEDCLLVAPNEEPSRHAASRVVTFEAQRLCTLRQDQQHAAVKTLKDALPNPAARVATDGVSSWEGVDIEPEILQLRRRKDADEVAMIRHAIRGTEAMYARAREIIVPGITELRVFNELQSTAVETIGEMLTGTGNDYQCNAPGGPPRDRAAGDGELYILDLGPAYRGYYADNCRTFAVNGQPTDEQLRAYEAIVSVLDHVAATVKPGVSCAALYAEAKTMLDEYEPDSFSHHLGHGIGLFPHEAPRLNPNWDDTFQEGEVFTAEPGLYTDALRAGIRVEENYLVTANGVEQLTRFPTAL
- a CDS encoding SDR family oxidoreductase, which encodes MNLTGKIALVTGGGRGIGKGCALELARHGADILLNDRPSSPDLAATADAIRALGRQCTPIEADAFSRAGCEQMLADALKATDRIDILISNPAFSQKIGFLDSDPDLFEKTLQRTLTGGFHIGQIVAQHMVDRGGGGKIVFISSVHGEMPLSLANGYNAAKAGLNHLARSMSVELLPHRINVNAIAPGWIDTPGEREHFTEVTIQQEGPKLPWGRMGRPDEIGSAAAFLCSAAADYITGVVLPVDGGIRFKGCAAEEIATPKD
- a CDS encoding c-type cytochrome — protein: MLRLFLSIVLIGFGLSAAPGPLSPAQALKAFQMEKGVRVELAAAEPQVKDPVAMCFDDAGRMFVVEGRGYPFLPAKDGKGKTPPKLGTVALLEDTDGDGRFEKRTTYAEGFTFPNGILPWKGGVFVTCAPDIWYLKDTTGDGKADVRQIVLTGFGTKSSSEQLRVASPTLGPDGWVYVTSGLTDASVTSPLHPKRKPVVSKRQDGRFHPESFVYEPLAGTGQFGQCFDAAGNRFVSSNRNPLMHVVVAPGLLQRNPHYSFTDTIENVIPAAAKVYPLSPDTTAASYIPSLISRQHAGTYTSASGIVIRGRSAFICEPAQNLVQRQVLTPAGATYTAAHPSPGRDFLATPDQWFRPVHTTVGPDGALYLCDMVRQYIDHPRYLPENIRGQLPFKAGTNHGRIWRIQLSTPASPKPSATHPNLATHPNLTIRQGKFPETAVEDLLKQAGSKDANARFLAVLQLSKQNHARKADVLAAALMKDPNDQWLRAAVFNALSKGESMAVLDFIRSQPYRVDGMTRSSLLTALKELGEIVAQDCTPDQMIFFWNLGTQMAQPKLKKEPVNISVWERVAFLNGLILGAKKKGVTLTATHPDAHPLRNFIPLKSKLTPAEIKTQYDRNELPMDVVADFTIKSTLGSARNSVVAGISLPRRFAAIELMGHTDYDYAGDTLLRLLRPLDDQTDIGLRAPEIQSAAIQALANLNDARVTPILLEPKEWTSYNPTVRESILGMATSRALHHPALMDALEKGTVPVHALSPARRRSLERSKTIGARAKKLFAQHAGGDRMKAYEAAQPILKMKADAANGAKMFTRACALCHTHSGQGHAVGPDLTGLRNQPAATLLLHIIVPNHEVQGAYTLYEVDTQDNQTFAGLLAADTPDQITLKLPLGLTQTILRKNIKTLRASAKSLMPEQLEKAMTQQELADLLTFLKK
- a CDS encoding sulfatase is translated as MKIGKRILLMLAALVTVALPAAEKNIVFVIADDLSPTLGCYGDMTAVTPNIDRLAADGTLFRYAFATTASCSASRSVILSGLHNHRNGHYGHLHAYHKFSSFPWVQTLPVLLAKAGYRTARVGKHHNGPEDIYFFETKINANSRSTVEMANSCEAFIKADDNKPFFLYYATSDPHRGGGDANELPHKPNRFGNKPNKGAYPGVKEVFYDPAKVTVPPFLPDTPETRAELAQYYQSTSRVDQGLGRLMEILKKNGKWENTIIIFTSDHGMAFAGGKTTVYEGGLRVPFIVRNPYQKERGNTNNAMLSFVDIVPTLLDFAGGYDAKTGAAKPELAMMPAGRGTKKGPYKFHGRSFLPILADKNPKDWDQVNASHTFHEIQMYYPMRVVRDRKYKLIWNIAHPLPYPFASDLWAAPSWQAQWKKGQSAPYGKKTVREYINRPQFELFDISADPNEAVNLATDAKYAKVLEEYKAKLKKFQQDTQDPWVLKWRYE